From a single Labrys wisconsinensis genomic region:
- a CDS encoding FG-GAP-like repeat-containing protein translates to MSVACAALLAALAVGAQGNWGVGGALAQEPVAGGPQVPVSDPVQTSESSPAQSPDPSPSAEMDVSTDEAATKEGGPEASEDPAQSDPVVAAAAPPPEDDPNSQTSQLSGISSKDEPPASSGSFTQAVPIVLPAFHGLEPKLKLVYDSLAGARAGGYWAGFTGVGFRLGGLSEITRTNRGGGAPRFSMNDVYALDGEEFVACGGTAGAASDACGAPDAGVSYYVTRVESFLRVKFSGNLWSITQRDGTVATYKPVSTWGSLDPHPDLQKLGTSTRWLLASLKDTNDNVVIYDYTCPKVPVCWPATIKYNGITITFYHEQAPAGARMTLATGAAPPVDIDQTVVAPRVLATLDRRLTAIDIQSGDSQAGASRIRAYDLAYDQSAATGYSRLIAVKLYGKDASIDTAGHVSGPTALPATTFGYQGASFYQGTPAQLATSTRTSPITLKQRLLGDANSDQLPDAYEFDTSAPPPPRNECVYIGSRYKLELNSVAVQPTPDLGRCYIPSSEWTMFLADMDGDGRNDILAYDLPKPPHGRGMASVFLNNPDLKLGRSATVVDLVPESDRAVGVKIIGALEVNGDGNQDIMRSDGRFYGLAKDGTPIRFPFVSPVTVTGRQSLLDINGDGLTDLAEVGLVVIDSGPIFGGETKIQVNFALSTGSGFTSQQVVYFPGKVLLKEDICKGIKYGQANIRPADVNGDGKMDFVLLEQDTATTVNVGVLLSTGSGFVHQIWAQHVPAHYGLDQGAQCGSSLVVGDIDGDGRTDVVVNNTWGSSTLLRSTGEGFEATGLNFAAYALMDLDGDGRDDILPNGDDKWRPAGTFVSVTRPFPDLMTSVRGPLGGTLTVAYQPSSGVVHGPMPGVLQQIKSLTRNDGRGGVGVTTYSFAGGQYSAAERRFFGYRTATVDLPFNAGEAVCPRKIYTCRQDAASAGKLETLEETTTEGAPILRRQLETWSVKTTAGLQPSWPPASGTVPALTLPYTAYNAASESQAIFSEKVTTGGGGGSGSGGVIGGPPQTTWNVIATRRSRVERAYGQFGNMVGLIEHGDADQLGDERYTLTEFKPNAVDYIVSAPKRIRTYAGTTSAGTLLADQVIYYDGSTNLEAVPTKGNVTQTGRRSQASANWYLAKTEYDSYGNKTAVIDELGNRTETDYDATYHLLPVEVRNAKYATDPKQKVVTTYDLACRKPLTVTDMNGEVTAFTYDALCRLTEKKPPLNAFERYTYYSVGNPATQYVDLRKPGPTGTATIYTKTYLDGFGRIWKVLAQGPDTARVITTLTDYTARGNVARTSRPFYSGEKAQYTTAAYDALDRPVSATNPDGSASSTTYGYSSLSALSGFLTVTATDELGRRSIVHTDAFGRTVRQTRFLGTSEVNRSMVYDAMGRLTQLTDPAGNQWINTFDNMGRRTQVQDPDLGTWTYAYDGASNLTRQTDAKGQQVAFLYDPLNRVRSKIAHAELPANDPGRDTTTYAYDEGRTGFFNVGKMTTSTNAAATLTADYDVLGREVKKTLVVDGQTYVTTTVYDTGSRVTARSLPDGSSVGPITYDPAGWCRCPVSSPARPMTQPASPW, encoded by the coding sequence ATGAGCGTCGCCTGCGCGGCATTGCTGGCCGCTTTGGCGGTCGGAGCGCAAGGCAATTGGGGTGTCGGTGGCGCGCTCGCGCAGGAGCCGGTTGCCGGCGGGCCGCAGGTGCCCGTATCCGATCCGGTCCAAACCTCGGAATCCTCGCCCGCGCAGAGTCCGGATCCTTCTCCGTCGGCCGAGATGGACGTCTCGACCGACGAGGCCGCGACGAAAGAAGGGGGCCCCGAGGCGTCGGAGGATCCCGCCCAATCGGATCCCGTCGTGGCTGCAGCGGCCCCGCCGCCCGAGGATGATCCGAACAGCCAGACGAGCCAGTTGAGCGGGATCTCCAGCAAGGACGAGCCGCCGGCCTCGAGCGGCTCCTTCACCCAAGCCGTGCCGATCGTCCTGCCGGCATTCCACGGCCTGGAGCCGAAGCTGAAGCTCGTCTACGATTCGCTCGCAGGCGCCCGAGCGGGTGGATATTGGGCCGGCTTCACCGGCGTCGGCTTCCGCCTGGGCGGGCTCTCGGAGATCACCCGCACGAACCGCGGTGGCGGAGCGCCGCGCTTCAGCATGAACGACGTCTATGCCCTCGACGGCGAAGAGTTCGTGGCGTGCGGCGGCACGGCCGGGGCCGCCAGCGATGCCTGCGGCGCTCCGGACGCGGGCGTCAGCTATTACGTCACCCGGGTCGAGAGCTTCCTGCGCGTCAAGTTCAGCGGCAATCTGTGGAGCATTACGCAGCGCGACGGCACCGTGGCCACCTACAAGCCGGTGTCGACCTGGGGGAGTCTCGACCCTCATCCCGACCTTCAGAAGCTGGGAACCTCGACACGCTGGCTGTTGGCGAGCCTCAAGGACACCAACGACAACGTCGTCATCTACGACTATACATGCCCCAAGGTGCCGGTTTGCTGGCCGGCAACGATCAAGTACAACGGCATCACGATCACCTTCTATCACGAGCAGGCGCCTGCCGGAGCGCGGATGACGCTTGCGACGGGCGCTGCACCGCCTGTCGATATCGACCAGACGGTGGTCGCGCCGAGGGTTCTGGCGACGCTCGATCGTCGGCTGACGGCGATCGACATCCAATCCGGCGACAGCCAGGCCGGGGCCTCCCGGATCCGGGCCTATGACCTCGCCTACGACCAGAGCGCTGCAACAGGATATTCGCGCCTGATCGCCGTCAAGCTCTACGGCAAGGATGCGAGCATCGACACTGCAGGCCATGTCAGCGGTCCGACAGCGCTCCCGGCGACGACCTTCGGCTATCAAGGGGCAAGCTTCTACCAGGGAACGCCGGCACAACTGGCCACGTCGACGAGGACGTCGCCCATCACGTTGAAGCAGCGCTTGCTGGGCGATGCGAACAGCGATCAGCTGCCGGACGCTTATGAATTCGACACGAGTGCGCCGCCGCCGCCGCGGAACGAGTGCGTCTACATCGGGTCGAGATACAAGCTCGAGCTCAACAGCGTGGCTGTGCAGCCGACGCCGGACCTGGGGCGCTGCTACATACCGAGTTCCGAGTGGACGATGTTTCTCGCCGACATGGACGGCGACGGCCGCAACGACATTCTGGCCTACGATCTCCCAAAGCCGCCGCACGGTCGCGGCATGGCGAGTGTTTTTCTGAACAATCCCGACCTCAAGCTGGGGAGAAGTGCAACGGTTGTTGACCTCGTTCCCGAGAGCGATCGGGCCGTCGGCGTCAAGATCATCGGCGCTCTGGAGGTCAATGGCGACGGCAACCAGGACATCATGCGTTCGGACGGCAGGTTCTATGGCCTGGCGAAGGATGGAACGCCGATCAGGTTCCCGTTTGTCTCGCCGGTCACGGTGACGGGGCGTCAATCGCTGCTCGACATCAACGGCGATGGTCTCACCGATCTGGCAGAGGTCGGGTTGGTGGTCATCGATTCTGGTCCGATATTCGGAGGAGAGACCAAAATCCAGGTCAACTTCGCCCTGTCGACCGGGTCGGGTTTCACGAGTCAGCAGGTCGTCTATTTTCCCGGTAAGGTTCTTCTCAAGGAGGATATCTGTAAAGGTATCAAATATGGCCAGGCGAATATCCGGCCCGCCGACGTCAACGGCGACGGGAAAATGGATTTCGTGTTGCTGGAGCAGGATACGGCCACGACTGTCAATGTCGGCGTCCTGCTCTCGACCGGTTCCGGATTCGTCCATCAGATCTGGGCGCAGCACGTGCCTGCCCACTACGGTCTCGACCAAGGGGCCCAATGCGGCTCGTCTCTGGTCGTCGGCGATATCGACGGCGACGGCCGCACCGATGTCGTGGTGAACAACACCTGGGGCAGCTCGACGCTGCTTCGTTCCACCGGCGAAGGCTTCGAAGCAACCGGCTTGAACTTTGCCGCCTACGCGCTGATGGACCTCGACGGCGATGGGCGCGACGACATCCTGCCGAACGGCGATGACAAGTGGCGGCCCGCCGGAACATTCGTCTCGGTGACGCGTCCTTTTCCGGATCTGATGACGTCCGTGCGCGGCCCGCTCGGCGGCACGTTGACGGTCGCCTACCAACCCTCGTCCGGCGTCGTGCACGGCCCGATGCCCGGCGTGCTGCAGCAGATCAAGAGCCTGACCCGCAACGACGGGAGAGGCGGCGTCGGTGTCACGACCTATTCCTTCGCGGGCGGTCAGTACTCGGCGGCCGAGCGGCGTTTCTTCGGCTATCGCACCGCCACCGTGGATCTGCCCTTTAACGCGGGCGAGGCCGTCTGTCCGCGCAAGATCTACACCTGCCGCCAGGACGCCGCATCGGCCGGCAAGCTGGAGACGCTGGAGGAGACCACCACCGAGGGTGCGCCCATCTTGCGGCGGCAATTGGAGACCTGGAGCGTCAAGACCACGGCCGGCCTTCAGCCGAGCTGGCCGCCGGCGTCGGGCACCGTGCCGGCACTGACGCTGCCCTACACCGCATACAACGCCGCTTCCGAAAGCCAGGCCATCTTCTCGGAGAAGGTTACGACCGGCGGCGGTGGTGGTTCGGGCAGCGGCGGTGTGATCGGCGGCCCGCCTCAGACGACCTGGAACGTGATCGCGACACGGCGCAGCAGGGTCGAGCGGGCTTATGGCCAATTCGGCAACATGGTCGGGCTGATAGAACACGGGGACGCGGACCAGCTTGGGGACGAGCGCTATACGCTGACCGAGTTCAAGCCGAATGCGGTCGACTACATCGTCTCGGCGCCGAAGCGGATCCGCACCTATGCCGGGACCACGAGCGCCGGCACGCTGCTGGCGGACCAGGTGATCTACTACGATGGCAGCACGAATCTGGAGGCCGTGCCCACCAAGGGCAATGTCACCCAGACGGGCCGCCGCTCGCAGGCGTCCGCCAACTGGTACCTCGCCAAGACCGAATATGACAGCTACGGCAACAAGACGGCTGTCATTGACGAGCTCGGCAACCGAACGGAGACGGACTACGACGCGACCTATCACCTGCTGCCGGTCGAGGTGCGCAACGCCAAGTATGCGACCGACCCCAAGCAGAAGGTCGTCACGACCTACGATTTGGCGTGCCGGAAGCCGCTGACCGTCACCGATATGAACGGGGAGGTGACGGCGTTCACCTATGACGCGCTGTGCCGGTTGACCGAGAAGAAGCCGCCGCTGAACGCATTCGAGCGTTACACCTATTACAGCGTCGGCAACCCGGCGACACAATACGTGGACCTGCGCAAGCCTGGCCCGACCGGGACGGCGACGATCTACACCAAGACCTACCTCGATGGCTTCGGCCGCATCTGGAAGGTGCTGGCACAGGGGCCGGACACGGCCCGTGTGATCACGACGCTGACCGATTACACGGCGCGGGGCAACGTGGCGCGCACCAGCCGGCCATTCTATTCCGGCGAGAAGGCGCAATACACGACGGCGGCTTACGACGCGCTGGACCGGCCGGTGAGCGCGACCAACCCCGACGGCAGTGCGTCAAGCACGACATACGGCTATTCGAGCCTGTCAGCGCTCTCCGGCTTCCTGACGGTGACGGCGACGGACGAACTCGGGCGGCGCAGCATCGTGCACACCGACGCCTTCGGGCGGACGGTGCGCCAGACGCGGTTCCTGGGCACGAGCGAGGTGAACCGGTCGATGGTCTACGACGCGATGGGCCGGCTGACGCAGCTGACCGACCCGGCGGGCAACCAGTGGATCAACACGTTCGACAACATGGGGCGGCGCACCCAGGTGCAGGATCCGGACCTGGGCACCTGGACCTATGCCTATGACGGGGCGAGCAATCTGACCCGTCAGACCGACGCCAAGGGCCAGCAGGTAGCGTTCCTGTACGATCCGCTCAACCGCGTGCGCAGCAAGATCGCGCACGCCGAGCTGCCGGCGAACGATCCGGGGCGGGACACCACCACCTACGCCTACGACGAGGGGCGGACCGGCTTCTTCAACGTCGGCAAGATGACAACCAGCACCAACGCGGCGGCGACGCTGACGGCGGACTACGACGTGCTGGGACGGGAAGTGAAGAAGACGCTTGTCGTCGACGGACAGACCTATGTGACGACGACCGTCTACGACACTGGCTCGCGGGTGACCGCGCGGAGCCTGCCGGACGGCAGTAGCGTGGGGCCGATCACCTATGACCCGGCCGGCTGGTGTCGGTGCCCGGTCTCGTCACCGGCACGACCTATGACGCAGCCGGCCAGCCCCTGGTGA
- a CDS encoding RHS repeat-associated core domain-containing protein, producing MPGLVTGTTYDAAGQPLVTSYASGVVSTATYDPTRGWLSTLVHQQGSGGTALLSLSYTRALTGRIEAVTDQLNASSADNWTYTYDDLDQLKRAANAGNSGYNEAYAYDLAGNLLSKTGVGSYTYPAQGPAAVRPHAVTAAGSFTFTYDDNGNMLAGANRTYVWDGENRPISITVGTSTSTFVYGPDGVRLKKIAKAAPRGCAGAGPTETTLYVFGDERVTYTGSSFACVPTTPTWITYPTPETKREAVPGQATQTYTLLKDHLGSQRVVADASGTLASSSSYGPFGFQRAGQTSTTTREAKAFIGERQDETGLLYLNARYYDPKIARFVSPDWWDPAKEGVGTNRYTYAGNNPVNVADPSGHIIPVLAVGCVASGACEAIAGAVYVGSVFVAAYALDRLGLNPFSMTAVEPTVYKPSPAPDVSKDLSGPPPSVATNDWSTAFANPGRAAVDQGCAGMCTEQLTARSDDAITKLDDRAFADYNQARNAALKWLEDRGEFKAEQPTLGKFGDNAGKPIGMRSADGKSGFRVEFDERHGAHINVWSGKQKDTFTFEDNQSMINQIVKQFFKDLL from the coding sequence GTGCCCGGTCTCGTCACCGGCACGACCTATGACGCAGCCGGCCAGCCCCTGGTGACGAGCTATGCCAGCGGGGTGGTGTCGACGGCGACCTACGACCCGACCCGCGGCTGGCTGAGCACGTTGGTGCACCAGCAGGGGAGCGGCGGCACGGCGCTCTTGTCGTTGAGCTACACGCGGGCCTTGACCGGCCGGATCGAGGCGGTGACGGACCAGCTGAACGCCTCGTCCGCCGACAACTGGACCTACACCTATGACGACCTCGACCAGCTGAAGCGGGCGGCGAACGCCGGCAACAGTGGCTACAACGAGGCCTATGCCTACGACCTCGCCGGCAACTTGCTCTCCAAGACCGGGGTGGGGAGCTACACCTACCCTGCGCAGGGCCCGGCGGCGGTGCGCCCGCACGCGGTCACAGCGGCGGGCAGCTTCACCTTCACCTACGACGACAACGGCAACATGCTGGCGGGTGCGAACCGCACCTATGTCTGGGACGGCGAGAACCGGCCCATCTCGATCACGGTCGGCACCAGCACCTCCACCTTCGTGTACGGACCGGATGGAGTGCGACTGAAGAAGATCGCCAAAGCCGCGCCGCGCGGCTGCGCCGGTGCGGGCCCAACGGAGACGACGCTCTATGTCTTCGGCGACGAGCGCGTCACCTACACCGGCTCGTCCTTCGCCTGCGTGCCGACGACGCCGACCTGGATCACCTATCCCACGCCCGAAACCAAGCGGGAGGCCGTGCCGGGACAGGCTACGCAAACCTACACGCTGCTCAAGGATCACCTCGGCTCACAGCGTGTCGTCGCCGATGCCAGCGGCACCCTCGCCAGCTCGTCGAGCTACGGCCCATTCGGGTTCCAGCGGGCCGGGCAGACCTCGACGACGACGCGGGAGGCGAAAGCCTTCATCGGTGAGCGACAGGACGAAACGGGCCTGCTCTACCTCAACGCCCGCTACTACGACCCGAAGATTGCGAGGTTCGTCTCCCCGGACTGGTGGGATCCGGCCAAGGAAGGCGTCGGGACCAACCGATACACCTACGCCGGCAACAATCCTGTCAATGTCGCGGATCCGAGTGGGCATATCATACCAGTCCTCGCCGTCGGCTGCGTGGCAAGCGGCGCATGTGAGGCCATCGCGGGGGCCGTCTATGTCGGGTCGGTCTTTGTTGCGGCTTATGCGCTCGATCGCCTTGGGTTGAATCCGTTTTCCATGACCGCCGTGGAGCCGACGGTGTACAAGCCGTCGCCTGCTCCCGACGTCAGCAAGGATCTGAGCGGGCCGCCGCCATCGGTTGCAACGAATGATTGGTCAACGGCGTTTGCCAATCCCGGGCGGGCGGCTGTAGATCAGGGCTGCGCGGGAATGTGCACAGAGCAGCTTACAGCCCGGTCTGACGATGCGATTACGAAGCTCGATGATCGCGCGTTTGCAGACTACAATCAAGCGCGGAACGCTGCCCTGAAATGGCTCGAGGATCGGGGGGAATTTAAGGCTGAACAGCCGACGTTGGGGAAGTTTGGTGACAACGCTGGTAAGCCCATTGGAATGCGATCGGCAGATGGGAAGTCCGGTTTTCGAGTCGAATTCGATGAGCGACACGGTGCTCACATCAACGTGTGGTCCGGGAAGCAAAAAGATACTTTCACCTTTGAAGATAATCAGTCGATGATCAATCAGATTGTTAAGCAATTTTTTAAGGATTTACTATGA
- a CDS encoding RHS repeat-associated core domain-containing protein has translation MRPHAVTAAGSFTFTYDDNGNMLAGANRTYVWDGENRPISITVGSTTSTFVYGPDGTRLKKITKAAPRGCAGAGPTETTLYVFGDERVTYTGSSFACVPTTPTWITYPTPETKREAVPGQATQTYTLLKDHLGSQRVVADVSGTLATSSSYGPFGFQRAGQTSAATREAKAYIGERQDETGLLYLNARYYDPKIGRFVSPDWWDPAKEGVGTDRYGYAANNPVNVTDPSGHDYFGSFGGLFGGFYGNLDFAQFQNGNSMSLVDTGIRFPSEGQLPKTDLDYLSDYISRGNYGLSRIPGDIAKWGAEFVDSPWPTFVNTAASVGIPEFEGIASAASMFRLASGGARLAAESGPINLMGRSDGFLVNASRRANIDPAGMLDVVAHGGANAIEIGGRLVDHRIAARIIQNDLQFVGQDVRLLSCNTGACLGGFAQNLSNKLGVNVVAPNNYLWAYPNGGLVVMGGRTVGGRLVPVPSQPGQWVRFTPGN, from the coding sequence GTGCGCCCGCACGCGGTGACAGCGGCGGGCAGCTTCACCTTCACCTACGACGACAACGGCAACATGCTGGCGGGTGCGAACCGCACTTATGTTTGGGACGGCGAGAATCGGCCGATCTCGATCACGGTCGGCAGCACCACTTCGACCTTCGTCTACGGGCCGGACGGGACGCGGCTGAAGAAGATCACCAAGGCCGCACCGCGCGGCTGCGCCGGCGCCGGGCCGACGGAGACGACGCTCTATGTCTTCGGCGACGAGCGCGTCACCTATACCGGCTCGTCCTTCGCCTGCGTGCCGACGACGCCGACCTGGATCACCTATCCCACGCCCGAGACCAAGCGGGAGGCCGTGCCGGGACAGGCTACGCAAACCTACACGCTGCTCAAGGATCACCTCGGCTCACAGCGTGTCGTCGCCGATGTCAGCGGCACGCTCGCCACCTCGTCGAGCTACGGCCCGTTCGGGTTCCAGCGGGCCGGGCAGACCTCGGCGGCGACGCGCGAGGCGAAGGCGTATATCGGCGAGCGGCAGGACGAGACGGGCCTGCTCTACCTCAACGCCCGCTACTACGATCCGAAGATCGGGAGATTTGTGTCTCCGGACTGGTGGGACCCGGCCAAGGAGGGAGTGGGTACTGACCGTTACGGCTATGCTGCCAACAATCCCGTGAATGTCACGGATCCGAGTGGGCACGACTACTTCGGGTCATTCGGAGGGTTGTTTGGAGGATTTTACGGTAACCTTGATTTCGCACAGTTCCAGAACGGGAACTCGATGTCTCTGGTGGATACGGGGATAAGATTCCCGTCCGAGGGGCAGCTTCCGAAAACAGATCTTGACTATCTGAGCGATTATATTTCGAGGGGTAACTACGGGTTATCAAGAATTCCCGGCGACATTGCGAAATGGGGGGCGGAGTTTGTCGATTCGCCATGGCCGACATTTGTAAACACCGCTGCCAGCGTCGGCATACCGGAATTTGAAGGCATTGCGTCTGCCGCGAGCATGTTTCGTCTGGCGAGCGGGGGAGCGCGGCTTGCCGCAGAAAGTGGGCCCATTAATCTGATGGGGAGGAGCGACGGGTTTCTCGTAAACGCTTCCCGTCGGGCGAATATCGACCCTGCTGGCATGTTGGATGTTGTCGCTCACGGCGGCGCCAATGCAATCGAGATCGGTGGACGCTTGGTCGATCATCGGATTGCGGCGAGAATTATTCAAAATGATCTGCAGTTTGTTGGCCAAGATGTTCGATTGCTGTCGTGTAATACGGGTGCATGCTTGGGCGGATTTGCTCAGAATCTCTCGAATAAACTGGGAGTAAATGTGGTGGCTCCAAACAATTACCTCTGGGCTTATCCCAATGGCGGTTTGGTGGTAATGGGTGGACGAACCGTAGGCGGTCGCTTAGTACCGGTGCCATCTCAGCCTGGGCAATGGGTCCGTTTCACTCCCGGAAATTGA
- a CDS encoding alkaline phosphatase family protein, with amino-acid sequence MRPNILFITADQWRGDALGIAGHPVVRTPHVDALAREGACFLRHYAQATPCSPARACLYTGLYQMTNRVVRNGTPLDARHDNIAWMMRRAGYDPTLFGYTDQAIDPRTTAPGDPWLTTYEGVLPGFTTRLRLPEHNGPWLSWLAGRGHAIPRDRWDIYLPAGEPSAQPTTAPARYGQDETETAFLTGEFLRWLSEQAADTPWFAHLSFLRPHPPFVVPAPFNTLYDPADPLPFARGRTPAEDAALHPLVAHWHESYAGGHFVPGAGSGRVANWPDADFRTVRAIYWGMISEVDRQIGRLVAGLKAAGAWETTVLVLTADHGEMMGDHWTFGKFGFFDPSCHVPLIIRAPGKPPARVGRFTESIDLMPTLADLAGVAAPGHLDGRSLLPYLDGGEPADPRQEVHWEYDFREVATGRTQARFGLPLDALNLAVIRDDRFKYVHCAGLPPLLFDLAEDPGECVDRSANPALAGVRLEMAERMLAWRARHLDRRLTGLELTARGVVDARSPAA; translated from the coding sequence GTGCGCCCCAACATCCTGTTCATCACCGCCGACCAATGGCGCGGCGACGCCCTCGGCATTGCCGGCCATCCCGTGGTCCGCACGCCGCATGTCGACGCGCTGGCGCGCGAAGGCGCCTGCTTCCTGCGCCACTACGCCCAGGCCACGCCCTGCAGCCCGGCACGCGCCTGCCTCTATACCGGCCTCTACCAGATGACCAACCGGGTGGTGCGCAACGGCACGCCGCTCGACGCCCGCCACGACAACATCGCCTGGATGATGCGGCGGGCCGGCTACGACCCCACCTTGTTCGGCTATACCGACCAGGCCATCGATCCCAGAACCACCGCGCCCGGCGACCCCTGGCTCACCACCTATGAGGGGGTCCTGCCCGGCTTCACCACCCGCCTGCGCCTGCCCGAGCACAACGGCCCCTGGCTCTCCTGGCTGGCCGGGCGCGGCCATGCCATCCCTAGGGATCGCTGGGACATCTACCTGCCGGCCGGCGAGCCGTCGGCGCAGCCCACCACCGCGCCGGCCCGCTACGGCCAGGACGAGACCGAGACCGCCTTCCTCACCGGCGAGTTCCTGCGCTGGCTGTCGGAGCAGGCGGCGGACACGCCGTGGTTCGCGCATCTCTCCTTCCTGCGCCCGCACCCGCCCTTCGTCGTGCCCGCGCCGTTCAACACGCTCTATGATCCCGCCGATCCCCTGCCCTTCGCCCGCGGCCGCACCCCGGCGGAGGACGCGGCGCTGCACCCGCTCGTCGCCCATTGGCACGAGAGCTACGCCGGCGGCCACTTCGTCCCCGGCGCCGGCAGTGGGCGGGTGGCAAACTGGCCGGACGCCGACTTCCGCACCGTGCGCGCGATCTATTGGGGCATGATCTCCGAGGTCGACCGCCAGATCGGCCGCCTCGTCGCCGGGCTGAAGGCGGCCGGCGCCTGGGAGACCACCGTGCTGGTGCTCACCGCCGACCACGGCGAGATGATGGGCGACCATTGGACGTTCGGCAAATTCGGCTTCTTCGATCCGTCCTGCCACGTGCCGCTGATCATCCGCGCGCCGGGCAAGCCGCCGGCGCGGGTCGGACGCTTCACCGAATCGATCGACCTCATGCCGACCCTGGCGGATCTCGCCGGCGTCGCGGCGCCCGGCCATCTCGACGGGCGCTCGCTGCTGCCCTATCTCGACGGCGGCGAGCCGGCCGACCCGCGCCAGGAGGTCCACTGGGAATACGACTTCCGCGAGGTCGCCACCGGCCGGACGCAGGCGCGCTTCGGCCTGCCGCTGGACGCCTTGAACCTGGCGGTGATCCGCGACGACCGCTTCAAATACGTGCATTGCGCCGGCCTGCCGCCGCTGTTGTTTGACCTTGCCGAGGATCCCGGCGAATGCGTCGACCGGTCGGCCAATCCCGCGCTCGCCGGCGTGCGCCTGGAGATGGCCGAACGCATGCTCGCCTGGCGGGCACGCCATCTCGACCGGCGGTTGACGGGCCTCGAGCTGACCGCGCGCGGCGTCGTCGACGCGCGCAGCCCTGCGGCCTGA
- a CDS encoding Yip1 family protein, which yields MDIVGRAKAILMTPKAEWPVIDAEPTSVQTIYRDYLVYVAAVPAVAGLIGGLRGSFGGALATAILGYVLGLVGVYVLAVIVDKLAPTFGGTPNFLNAFKLSAYSATAAWLAGVFVIVPPLAILTILGLYSLYLLYVGLPVMMKSPADKTMNYTIAVCVVAFVLNLIIGAVVARIALA from the coding sequence ATGGACATCGTCGGACGGGCAAAGGCGATCCTGATGACTCCGAAGGCCGAATGGCCGGTCATCGACGCGGAACCGACCAGCGTCCAGACCATCTACCGGGACTATCTCGTCTATGTCGCCGCCGTGCCGGCCGTGGCCGGGCTGATCGGCGGCCTGCGCGGCTCCTTCGGCGGCGCGCTGGCGACGGCGATCCTCGGCTATGTCCTCGGCCTCGTCGGCGTCTATGTCCTCGCCGTGATCGTCGACAAGCTCGCTCCGACCTTCGGCGGCACGCCGAACTTCCTCAACGCCTTCAAGCTCTCGGCCTACAGCGCCACGGCCGCCTGGCTCGCCGGCGTCTTCGTCATCGTCCCGCCCCTGGCGATCCTGACCATCCTCGGCCTCTACAGCCTCTATCTCCTCTATGTCGGCCTGCCGGTCATGATGAAGTCGCCGGCGGACAAGACGATGAACTACACCATCGCCGTCTGCGTCGTCGCCTTCGTCCTCAACCTGATCATCGGCGCCGTCGTGGCGCGGATCGCGCTGGCCTGA
- a CDS encoding D-lyxose/D-mannose family sugar isomerase — protein sequence MRRSEIDTIIDETIAILEAHGTRLPPFAHWSPAEWRAPETRTMRERFLGWAVVEFEPGAFAKAGIALCTTRMGSHHDLAQGRGRLYGEKVFVLRDQQYVPFHHHAVKTEDVINRGGATLAIELVRVDAAGRPSREPVEIERDGLPTSLAPQSIVRLAPGESITLTPGIAHAFWAEGGDVVCGEVSLANDERTDNLFLSALPAPAPIVEDAPARRLVVADYAAL from the coding sequence ATGCGCCGTTCCGAGATCGACACCATCATCGATGAGACCATCGCCATCCTGGAGGCGCACGGCACCCGGTTGCCCCCTTTCGCCCATTGGAGCCCGGCCGAGTGGCGGGCGCCGGAGACGCGCACCATGCGCGAGCGTTTCCTCGGCTGGGCCGTGGTCGAGTTCGAGCCCGGCGCCTTCGCCAAGGCCGGCATCGCGCTGTGCACCACGCGCATGGGCTCGCACCACGACCTGGCGCAAGGCCGCGGCCGGCTCTACGGCGAGAAGGTGTTCGTGCTGCGCGACCAGCAATATGTGCCGTTCCATCACCACGCCGTGAAGACCGAGGACGTGATCAATCGCGGCGGCGCGACGCTGGCGATCGAGCTCGTCCGGGTCGACGCTGCGGGGCGGCCGAGCCGGGAGCCGGTCGAGATCGAGCGCGACGGCCTGCCGACGAGCCTGGCGCCGCAGAGCATCGTCCGCCTCGCGCCGGGCGAGAGCATCACCCTGACGCCGGGCATCGCCCACGCCTTCTGGGCCGAGGGCGGCGACGTCGTCTGCGGCGAGGTCTCGCTCGCCAATGACGAGCGCACCGACAACCTGTTCCTGAGCGCGCTGCCGGCGCCCGCGCCGATCGTCGAGGACGCTCCGGCACGGCGGCTGGTCGTGGCGGACTACGCGGCGCTCTGA